One Cervus canadensis isolate Bull #8, Minnesota chromosome 12, ASM1932006v1, whole genome shotgun sequence DNA window includes the following coding sequences:
- the LOC122451131 gene encoding U6 snRNA-associated Sm-like protein LSm5 yields the protein MAANATTSPSQLLPLELVDKCIGSRIHIVIKSDKEIVGTLLGFDDFVNMVLEDVTEFEITPEGRRITKLDQILLNGNNITMLVPGGEGPEV from the coding sequence ATGGCGGCTAACGCGACCACTAGCCCGTCGCAGCTGCTTCCTCTAGAGCTTGTGGACAAGTGTATAGGATCAAGAATTCACATTGTGATAAAGAGTGATAAGGAGATTGTTGGCACACTTCTGGGATTTGATGACTTTGTCAATATGGTATTGGAAGATGTCACTGAATTTGAAATCACACCAGAAGGAAGAAGAATTACTAAACTAGATCAAATTTTgctaaatggaaataatataacAATGCTGGTTCCTGGAGGAGAAGGACCTGAAGTATGA